One window of the Prinia subflava isolate CZ2003 ecotype Zambia chromosome 1, Cam_Psub_1.2, whole genome shotgun sequence genome contains the following:
- the LOC134551255 gene encoding poly(rC)-binding protein 3-like isoform X2: MNTNNGKVSEGGLNVTLTIRLLMHGKEVGSIIGKKGETVKKMREESGARINISEGTCPERIVTITGPTDAIFKAFSMIALKFEEDINASMTNSSVTSKPPVTLRLVVPASQCGSLIGKGGSKIKEIRESTGAQVQVAGDMLPNSTERAVTISGTPDAIIQCVKQICVVMLESPPKGATIPYRPKPASAPIIFAGGQVRADTILASAGNHTVLAQPQPAPAFTIQGQYAIPHPDLTKLHQLAMQHPPFTPLGQTTPGFPGLDATTPTSSHELTIPNDLIGCIIGRQGSKINEIRQMSGAQIKIANATEGSAERQVTITGSPANISLAQYLINASLEMAKVSTQTASVTTPVDLNMNLSQSATPTSTPTSMAVLAAASAATVSTPPPLPTLPTTHYAVPVSSLLGMKTVPLLALNAAAAAGATGSLSAYTAKIPSTSGVKKSDRQKFAPY, translated from the exons gAGGTTGGAAGCATTATCGGAAAG AAAGGTGAGACAGTGAAGAAGATGAGGGAGGAG AGTGGTGCTCGAAtcaatatttcagaaggcactTGTCCAGAGAGAATTGTGACAATAACAGGCCCAACAGATgcaatttttaaagctttttctatGATTGCACTAAAATTTGAAGAG GACATAAACGCTTCGATGACAAACAGCTCAGTGACAAGCAAACCGCCCGTAACACTGCGGCTCGTCGTCCCAGCAAGTCAGTGTGGATCTCTTATAGGAAAAGGAGGCTCCAAAATCAAAGAAATCAGGGAG TCCACAGGAGCCCAGGtgcaggtggcaggggacaTGCTGCCCAACTCGACGGAGCGCGCGGTGACCATATCCGGCACTCCCGACGCCATCATCCAGTGTGTGAAGCAGATCTGCGTGGTGATGCTGGAG TCCCCACCCAAAGGTGCCACCATCCCCTACCGTCCCAAACCTGCCTCTGCACCTATCATTTTTGCAGGTGGCCAGGTAAGAGCAGACACCATTTTGGCTTCAGCTGGAAACCACACCGTCCTGGCCCAGCCTCAGCCAGCGCCT GCATTCACGATCCAGGGGCAGTATGCCATCCCTCATCCCGAC tTGACCAAGCTTCACCAGTTGGCTATGCAGCATCCCCCCTTTACTCCCCTTGGGCAGACCACCCCTGGTTTCCCTG GACTGGATGCCACTACTCCAACCAGTTCCCATGAACTTACTATTCCCAATGAT TTAATAGGCTGCATTATTGGCAGACAAGGCAGTAAGATAAATGAAATCAGGCAGATGTCAGGAGCACAGATCAAGATTGCTAATGCCACAGAAGGCTCCGCAGAACGACAAGTTACAATCACAGGATCCCCTGCAAACATCAGCTTAGCACAGTACCTCATTAATGCAAG CTTAGAGATGGCTAAAGTCAGCACCCAGACCGCTTCCGTCACGACCCCTGTTGACCTCAACATGAACCTCTCTCAGTCTGCCACCCCTACCTCCACCCCCACCTCCATGGCCGTGCTGGCGGCCGCCTCCGCCGCTACCGTCAGTACCCCCCCTCCCCTACCAACTCTGCCAACCACCCACTATGCCGTTCCTGTCTCCAGTCTGCTTGGCATGAAAACTGTCCCACTCCTGGCACTAAAtgccgcggccgccgcggggGCCACGGGGAGTTTGTCCGCTTACACTGCCAAAATTCCTTCGACGAGCGGGGTTAAGAAATCTGACCGCCAGAAGTTTGCTCCATATTGA
- the LOC134551255 gene encoding poly(rC)-binding protein 3-like isoform X5, translating into MNTNNGKVSEGGLNVTLTIRLLMHGKEVGSIIGKKGETVKKMREESGARINISEGTCPERIVTITGPTDAIFKAFSMIALKFEEDINASMTNSSVTSKPPVTLRLVVPASQCGSLIGKGGSKIKEIRESTGAQVQVAGDMLPNSTERAVTISGTPDAIIQCVKQICVVMLESPPKGATIPYRPKPASAPIIFAGGQVRADTILASAGNHTVLAQPQPAPAFTIQGQYAIPHPDLIGCIIGRQGSKINEIRQMSGAQIKIANATEGSAERQVTITGSPANISLAQYLINASLEMAKVSTQTASVTTPVDLNMNLSQSATPTSTPTSMAVLAAASAATVSTPPPLPTLPTTHYAVPVSSLLGMKTVPLLALNAAAAAGATGSLSAYTAKIPSTSGVKKSDRQKFAPY; encoded by the exons gAGGTTGGAAGCATTATCGGAAAG AAAGGTGAGACAGTGAAGAAGATGAGGGAGGAG AGTGGTGCTCGAAtcaatatttcagaaggcactTGTCCAGAGAGAATTGTGACAATAACAGGCCCAACAGATgcaatttttaaagctttttctatGATTGCACTAAAATTTGAAGAG GACATAAACGCTTCGATGACAAACAGCTCAGTGACAAGCAAACCGCCCGTAACACTGCGGCTCGTCGTCCCAGCAAGTCAGTGTGGATCTCTTATAGGAAAAGGAGGCTCCAAAATCAAAGAAATCAGGGAG TCCACAGGAGCCCAGGtgcaggtggcaggggacaTGCTGCCCAACTCGACGGAGCGCGCGGTGACCATATCCGGCACTCCCGACGCCATCATCCAGTGTGTGAAGCAGATCTGCGTGGTGATGCTGGAG TCCCCACCCAAAGGTGCCACCATCCCCTACCGTCCCAAACCTGCCTCTGCACCTATCATTTTTGCAGGTGGCCAGGTAAGAGCAGACACCATTTTGGCTTCAGCTGGAAACCACACCGTCCTGGCCCAGCCTCAGCCAGCGCCT GCATTCACGATCCAGGGGCAGTATGCCATCCCTCATCCCGAC TTAATAGGCTGCATTATTGGCAGACAAGGCAGTAAGATAAATGAAATCAGGCAGATGTCAGGAGCACAGATCAAGATTGCTAATGCCACAGAAGGCTCCGCAGAACGACAAGTTACAATCACAGGATCCCCTGCAAACATCAGCTTAGCACAGTACCTCATTAATGCAAG CTTAGAGATGGCTAAAGTCAGCACCCAGACCGCTTCCGTCACGACCCCTGTTGACCTCAACATGAACCTCTCTCAGTCTGCCACCCCTACCTCCACCCCCACCTCCATGGCCGTGCTGGCGGCCGCCTCCGCCGCTACCGTCAGTACCCCCCCTCCCCTACCAACTCTGCCAACCACCCACTATGCCGTTCCTGTCTCCAGTCTGCTTGGCATGAAAACTGTCCCACTCCTGGCACTAAAtgccgcggccgccgcggggGCCACGGGGAGTTTGTCCGCTTACACTGCCAAAATTCCTTCGACGAGCGGGGTTAAGAAATCTGACCGCCAGAAGTTTGCTCCATATTGA
- the LOC134551255 gene encoding poly(rC)-binding protein 3-like isoform X14 — translation MNTNNGKVSEGGLNVTLTIRLLMHGKEVGSIIGKKGETVKKMREESGARINISEGTCPERIVTITGPTDAIFKAFSMIALKFEEDINASMTNSSVTSKPPVTLRLVVPASQCGSLIGKGGSKIKEIRESTGAQVQVAGDMLPNSTERAVTISGTPDAIIQCVKQICVVMLESPPKGATIPYRPKPASAPIIFAGGQAFTIQGQYAIPHPDLTKLHQLAMQHPPFTPLGQTTPGFPGLDATTPTSSHELTIPNDLIGCIIGRQGSKINEIRQMSGAQIKIANATEGSAERQVTITGSPANISLAQYLINARLSSEVTGLGAL, via the exons gAGGTTGGAAGCATTATCGGAAAG AAAGGTGAGACAGTGAAGAAGATGAGGGAGGAG AGTGGTGCTCGAAtcaatatttcagaaggcactTGTCCAGAGAGAATTGTGACAATAACAGGCCCAACAGATgcaatttttaaagctttttctatGATTGCACTAAAATTTGAAGAG GACATAAACGCTTCGATGACAAACAGCTCAGTGACAAGCAAACCGCCCGTAACACTGCGGCTCGTCGTCCCAGCAAGTCAGTGTGGATCTCTTATAGGAAAAGGAGGCTCCAAAATCAAAGAAATCAGGGAG TCCACAGGAGCCCAGGtgcaggtggcaggggacaTGCTGCCCAACTCGACGGAGCGCGCGGTGACCATATCCGGCACTCCCGACGCCATCATCCAGTGTGTGAAGCAGATCTGCGTGGTGATGCTGGAG TCCCCACCCAAAGGTGCCACCATCCCCTACCGTCCCAAACCTGCCTCTGCACCTATCATTTTTGCAGGTGGCCAG GCATTCACGATCCAGGGGCAGTATGCCATCCCTCATCCCGAC tTGACCAAGCTTCACCAGTTGGCTATGCAGCATCCCCCCTTTACTCCCCTTGGGCAGACCACCCCTGGTTTCCCTG GACTGGATGCCACTACTCCAACCAGTTCCCATGAACTTACTATTCCCAATGAT TTAATAGGCTGCATTATTGGCAGACAAGGCAGTAAGATAAATGAAATCAGGCAGATGTCAGGAGCACAGATCAAGATTGCTAATGCCACAGAAGGCTCCGCAGAACGACAAGTTACAATCACAGGATCCCCTGCAAACATCAGCTTAGCACAGTACCTCATTAATGCAAG GCTGTCTTCAGAAGTTACTGGCCTGGGGGCTCTGTAA
- the LOC134551255 gene encoding poly(rC)-binding protein 3-like isoform X4: MNTNNGKVSEGGLNVTLTIRLLMHGKEVGSIIGKKGETVKKMREESGARINISEGTCPERIVTITGPTDAIFKAFSMIALKFEEDINASMTNSSVTSKPPVTLRLVVPASQCGSLIGKGGSKIKEIRESTGAQVQVAGDMLPNSTERAVTISGTPDAIIQCVKQICVVMLESPPKGATIPYRPKPASAPIIFAGGQAFTIQGQYAIPHPDLTKLHQLAMQHPPFTPLGQTTPGFPGLDATTPTSSHELTIPNDLIGCIIGRQGSKINEIRQMSGAQIKIANATEGSAERQVTITGSPANISLAQYLINASLEMAKVSTQTASVTTPVDLNMNLSQSATPTSTPTSMAVLAAASAATVSTPPPLPTLPTTHYAVPVSSLLGMKTVPLLALNAAAAAGATGSLSAYTAKIPSTSGVKKSDRQKFAPY, from the exons gAGGTTGGAAGCATTATCGGAAAG AAAGGTGAGACAGTGAAGAAGATGAGGGAGGAG AGTGGTGCTCGAAtcaatatttcagaaggcactTGTCCAGAGAGAATTGTGACAATAACAGGCCCAACAGATgcaatttttaaagctttttctatGATTGCACTAAAATTTGAAGAG GACATAAACGCTTCGATGACAAACAGCTCAGTGACAAGCAAACCGCCCGTAACACTGCGGCTCGTCGTCCCAGCAAGTCAGTGTGGATCTCTTATAGGAAAAGGAGGCTCCAAAATCAAAGAAATCAGGGAG TCCACAGGAGCCCAGGtgcaggtggcaggggacaTGCTGCCCAACTCGACGGAGCGCGCGGTGACCATATCCGGCACTCCCGACGCCATCATCCAGTGTGTGAAGCAGATCTGCGTGGTGATGCTGGAG TCCCCACCCAAAGGTGCCACCATCCCCTACCGTCCCAAACCTGCCTCTGCACCTATCATTTTTGCAGGTGGCCAG GCATTCACGATCCAGGGGCAGTATGCCATCCCTCATCCCGAC tTGACCAAGCTTCACCAGTTGGCTATGCAGCATCCCCCCTTTACTCCCCTTGGGCAGACCACCCCTGGTTTCCCTG GACTGGATGCCACTACTCCAACCAGTTCCCATGAACTTACTATTCCCAATGAT TTAATAGGCTGCATTATTGGCAGACAAGGCAGTAAGATAAATGAAATCAGGCAGATGTCAGGAGCACAGATCAAGATTGCTAATGCCACAGAAGGCTCCGCAGAACGACAAGTTACAATCACAGGATCCCCTGCAAACATCAGCTTAGCACAGTACCTCATTAATGCAAG CTTAGAGATGGCTAAAGTCAGCACCCAGACCGCTTCCGTCACGACCCCTGTTGACCTCAACATGAACCTCTCTCAGTCTGCCACCCCTACCTCCACCCCCACCTCCATGGCCGTGCTGGCGGCCGCCTCCGCCGCTACCGTCAGTACCCCCCCTCCCCTACCAACTCTGCCAACCACCCACTATGCCGTTCCTGTCTCCAGTCTGCTTGGCATGAAAACTGTCCCACTCCTGGCACTAAAtgccgcggccgccgcggggGCCACGGGGAGTTTGTCCGCTTACACTGCCAAAATTCCTTCGACGAGCGGGGTTAAGAAATCTGACCGCCAGAAGTTTGCTCCATATTGA
- the LOC134551255 gene encoding poly(rC)-binding protein 3-like isoform X12, producing MNTNNGKVSEGGLNVTLTIRLLMHGKEVGSIIGKKGETVKKMREESGARINISEGTCPERIVTITGPTDAIFKAFSMIALKFEEDINASMTNSSVTSKPPVTLRLVVPASQCGSLIGKGGSKIKEIRESTGAQVQVAGDMLPNSTERAVTISGTPDAIIQCVKQICVVMLESPPKGATIPYRPKPASAPIIFAGGQVRADTILASAGNHTVLAQPQPAPAFTIQGQYAIPHPDVSPAHLTKLHQLAMQHPPFTPLGQTTPGFPGLDATTPTSSHELTIPNDLIGCIIGRQGSKINEIRQMSGAQIKIANATEGSAERQVTITGSPANISLAQYLINARLSSEVTGLGAL from the exons gAGGTTGGAAGCATTATCGGAAAG AAAGGTGAGACAGTGAAGAAGATGAGGGAGGAG AGTGGTGCTCGAAtcaatatttcagaaggcactTGTCCAGAGAGAATTGTGACAATAACAGGCCCAACAGATgcaatttttaaagctttttctatGATTGCACTAAAATTTGAAGAG GACATAAACGCTTCGATGACAAACAGCTCAGTGACAAGCAAACCGCCCGTAACACTGCGGCTCGTCGTCCCAGCAAGTCAGTGTGGATCTCTTATAGGAAAAGGAGGCTCCAAAATCAAAGAAATCAGGGAG TCCACAGGAGCCCAGGtgcaggtggcaggggacaTGCTGCCCAACTCGACGGAGCGCGCGGTGACCATATCCGGCACTCCCGACGCCATCATCCAGTGTGTGAAGCAGATCTGCGTGGTGATGCTGGAG TCCCCACCCAAAGGTGCCACCATCCCCTACCGTCCCAAACCTGCCTCTGCACCTATCATTTTTGCAGGTGGCCAGGTAAGAGCAGACACCATTTTGGCTTCAGCTGGAAACCACACCGTCCTGGCCCAGCCTCAGCCAGCGCCT GCATTCACGATCCAGGGGCAGTATGCCATCCCTCATCCCGACGTGAGTCCAGCACAT tTGACCAAGCTTCACCAGTTGGCTATGCAGCATCCCCCCTTTACTCCCCTTGGGCAGACCACCCCTGGTTTCCCTG GACTGGATGCCACTACTCCAACCAGTTCCCATGAACTTACTATTCCCAATGAT TTAATAGGCTGCATTATTGGCAGACAAGGCAGTAAGATAAATGAAATCAGGCAGATGTCAGGAGCACAGATCAAGATTGCTAATGCCACAGAAGGCTCCGCAGAACGACAAGTTACAATCACAGGATCCCCTGCAAACATCAGCTTAGCACAGTACCTCATTAATGCAAG GCTGTCTTCAGAAGTTACTGGCCTGGGGGCTCTGTAA
- the LOC134551255 gene encoding poly(rC)-binding protein 4-like isoform X6, with the protein MNTNNGKVSEGGLNVTLTIRLLMHGKEVGSIIGKKGETVKKMREESGARINISEGTCPERIVTITGPTDAIFKAFSMIALKFEEDINASMTNSSVTSKPPVTLRLVVPASQCGSLIGKGGSKIKEIRESTGAQVQVAGDMLPNSTERAVTISGTPDAIIQCVKQICVVMLESPPKGATIPYRPKPASAPIIFAGGQAFTIQGQYAIPHPDLIGCIIGRQGSKINEIRQMSGAQIKIANATEGSAERQVTITGSPANISLAQYLINASLEMAKVSTQTASVTTPVDLNMNLSQSATPTSTPTSMAVLAAASAATVSTPPPLPTLPTTHYAVPVSSLLGMKTVPLLALNAAAAAGATGSLSAYTAKIPSTSGVKKSDRQKFAPY; encoded by the exons gAGGTTGGAAGCATTATCGGAAAG AAAGGTGAGACAGTGAAGAAGATGAGGGAGGAG AGTGGTGCTCGAAtcaatatttcagaaggcactTGTCCAGAGAGAATTGTGACAATAACAGGCCCAACAGATgcaatttttaaagctttttctatGATTGCACTAAAATTTGAAGAG GACATAAACGCTTCGATGACAAACAGCTCAGTGACAAGCAAACCGCCCGTAACACTGCGGCTCGTCGTCCCAGCAAGTCAGTGTGGATCTCTTATAGGAAAAGGAGGCTCCAAAATCAAAGAAATCAGGGAG TCCACAGGAGCCCAGGtgcaggtggcaggggacaTGCTGCCCAACTCGACGGAGCGCGCGGTGACCATATCCGGCACTCCCGACGCCATCATCCAGTGTGTGAAGCAGATCTGCGTGGTGATGCTGGAG TCCCCACCCAAAGGTGCCACCATCCCCTACCGTCCCAAACCTGCCTCTGCACCTATCATTTTTGCAGGTGGCCAG GCATTCACGATCCAGGGGCAGTATGCCATCCCTCATCCCGAC TTAATAGGCTGCATTATTGGCAGACAAGGCAGTAAGATAAATGAAATCAGGCAGATGTCAGGAGCACAGATCAAGATTGCTAATGCCACAGAAGGCTCCGCAGAACGACAAGTTACAATCACAGGATCCCCTGCAAACATCAGCTTAGCACAGTACCTCATTAATGCAAG CTTAGAGATGGCTAAAGTCAGCACCCAGACCGCTTCCGTCACGACCCCTGTTGACCTCAACATGAACCTCTCTCAGTCTGCCACCCCTACCTCCACCCCCACCTCCATGGCCGTGCTGGCGGCCGCCTCCGCCGCTACCGTCAGTACCCCCCCTCCCCTACCAACTCTGCCAACCACCCACTATGCCGTTCCTGTCTCCAGTCTGCTTGGCATGAAAACTGTCCCACTCCTGGCACTAAAtgccgcggccgccgcggggGCCACGGGGAGTTTGTCCGCTTACACTGCCAAAATTCCTTCGACGAGCGGGGTTAAGAAATCTGACCGCCAGAAGTTTGCTCCATATTGA
- the LOC134551255 gene encoding poly(rC)-binding protein 3-like isoform X13 → MNTNNGKVSEGGLNVTLTIRLLMHGKEVGSIIGKKGETVKKMREESGARINISEGTCPERIVTITGPTDAIFKAFSMIALKFEEDINASMTNSSVTSKPPVTLRLVVPASQCGSLIGKGGSKIKEIRESTGAQVQVAGDMLPNSTERAVTISGTPDAIIQCVKQICVVMLESPPKGATIPYRPKPASAPIIFAGGQVRADTILASAGNHTVLAQPQPAPAFTIQGQYAIPHPDLTKLHQLAMQHPPFTPLGQTTPGFPGLDATTPTSSHELTIPNDLIGCIIGRQGSKINEIRQMSGAQIKIANATEGSAERQVTITGSPANISLAQYLINARLSSEVTGLGAL, encoded by the exons gAGGTTGGAAGCATTATCGGAAAG AAAGGTGAGACAGTGAAGAAGATGAGGGAGGAG AGTGGTGCTCGAAtcaatatttcagaaggcactTGTCCAGAGAGAATTGTGACAATAACAGGCCCAACAGATgcaatttttaaagctttttctatGATTGCACTAAAATTTGAAGAG GACATAAACGCTTCGATGACAAACAGCTCAGTGACAAGCAAACCGCCCGTAACACTGCGGCTCGTCGTCCCAGCAAGTCAGTGTGGATCTCTTATAGGAAAAGGAGGCTCCAAAATCAAAGAAATCAGGGAG TCCACAGGAGCCCAGGtgcaggtggcaggggacaTGCTGCCCAACTCGACGGAGCGCGCGGTGACCATATCCGGCACTCCCGACGCCATCATCCAGTGTGTGAAGCAGATCTGCGTGGTGATGCTGGAG TCCCCACCCAAAGGTGCCACCATCCCCTACCGTCCCAAACCTGCCTCTGCACCTATCATTTTTGCAGGTGGCCAGGTAAGAGCAGACACCATTTTGGCTTCAGCTGGAAACCACACCGTCCTGGCCCAGCCTCAGCCAGCGCCT GCATTCACGATCCAGGGGCAGTATGCCATCCCTCATCCCGAC tTGACCAAGCTTCACCAGTTGGCTATGCAGCATCCCCCCTTTACTCCCCTTGGGCAGACCACCCCTGGTTTCCCTG GACTGGATGCCACTACTCCAACCAGTTCCCATGAACTTACTATTCCCAATGAT TTAATAGGCTGCATTATTGGCAGACAAGGCAGTAAGATAAATGAAATCAGGCAGATGTCAGGAGCACAGATCAAGATTGCTAATGCCACAGAAGGCTCCGCAGAACGACAAGTTACAATCACAGGATCCCCTGCAAACATCAGCTTAGCACAGTACCTCATTAATGCAAG GCTGTCTTCAGAAGTTACTGGCCTGGGGGCTCTGTAA
- the LOC134551255 gene encoding poly(rC)-binding protein 3-like isoform X3 has product MNTNNGKVSEGGLNVTLTIRLLMHGKEVGSIIGKKGETVKKMREESGARINISEGTCPERIVTITGPTDAIFKAFSMIALKFEEDINASMTNSSVTSKPPVTLRLVVPASQCGSLIGKGGSKIKEIRESTGAQVQVAGDMLPNSTERAVTISGTPDAIIQCVKQICVVMLESPPKGATIPYRPKPASAPIIFAGGQAFTIQGQYAIPHPDVSPAHLTKLHQLAMQHPPFTPLGQTTPGFPGLDATTPTSSHELTIPNDLIGCIIGRQGSKINEIRQMSGAQIKIANATEGSAERQVTITGSPANISLAQYLINASLEMAKVSTQTASVTTPVDLNMNLSQSATPTSTPTSMAVLAAASAATVSTPPPLPTLPTTHYAVPVSSLLGMKTVPLLALNAAAAAGATGSLSAYTAKIPSTSGVKKSDRQKFAPY; this is encoded by the exons gAGGTTGGAAGCATTATCGGAAAG AAAGGTGAGACAGTGAAGAAGATGAGGGAGGAG AGTGGTGCTCGAAtcaatatttcagaaggcactTGTCCAGAGAGAATTGTGACAATAACAGGCCCAACAGATgcaatttttaaagctttttctatGATTGCACTAAAATTTGAAGAG GACATAAACGCTTCGATGACAAACAGCTCAGTGACAAGCAAACCGCCCGTAACACTGCGGCTCGTCGTCCCAGCAAGTCAGTGTGGATCTCTTATAGGAAAAGGAGGCTCCAAAATCAAAGAAATCAGGGAG TCCACAGGAGCCCAGGtgcaggtggcaggggacaTGCTGCCCAACTCGACGGAGCGCGCGGTGACCATATCCGGCACTCCCGACGCCATCATCCAGTGTGTGAAGCAGATCTGCGTGGTGATGCTGGAG TCCCCACCCAAAGGTGCCACCATCCCCTACCGTCCCAAACCTGCCTCTGCACCTATCATTTTTGCAGGTGGCCAG GCATTCACGATCCAGGGGCAGTATGCCATCCCTCATCCCGACGTGAGTCCAGCACAT tTGACCAAGCTTCACCAGTTGGCTATGCAGCATCCCCCCTTTACTCCCCTTGGGCAGACCACCCCTGGTTTCCCTG GACTGGATGCCACTACTCCAACCAGTTCCCATGAACTTACTATTCCCAATGAT TTAATAGGCTGCATTATTGGCAGACAAGGCAGTAAGATAAATGAAATCAGGCAGATGTCAGGAGCACAGATCAAGATTGCTAATGCCACAGAAGGCTCCGCAGAACGACAAGTTACAATCACAGGATCCCCTGCAAACATCAGCTTAGCACAGTACCTCATTAATGCAAG CTTAGAGATGGCTAAAGTCAGCACCCAGACCGCTTCCGTCACGACCCCTGTTGACCTCAACATGAACCTCTCTCAGTCTGCCACCCCTACCTCCACCCCCACCTCCATGGCCGTGCTGGCGGCCGCCTCCGCCGCTACCGTCAGTACCCCCCCTCCCCTACCAACTCTGCCAACCACCCACTATGCCGTTCCTGTCTCCAGTCTGCTTGGCATGAAAACTGTCCCACTCCTGGCACTAAAtgccgcggccgccgcggggGCCACGGGGAGTTTGTCCGCTTACACTGCCAAAATTCCTTCGACGAGCGGGGTTAAGAAATCTGACCGCCAGAAGTTTGCTCCATATTGA
- the LOC134551255 gene encoding poly(rC)-binding protein 3-like isoform X1, which yields MNTNNGKVSEGGLNVTLTIRLLMHGKEVGSIIGKKGETVKKMREESGARINISEGTCPERIVTITGPTDAIFKAFSMIALKFEEDINASMTNSSVTSKPPVTLRLVVPASQCGSLIGKGGSKIKEIRESTGAQVQVAGDMLPNSTERAVTISGTPDAIIQCVKQICVVMLESPPKGATIPYRPKPASAPIIFAGGQVRADTILASAGNHTVLAQPQPAPAFTIQGQYAIPHPDVSPAHLTKLHQLAMQHPPFTPLGQTTPGFPGLDATTPTSSHELTIPNDLIGCIIGRQGSKINEIRQMSGAQIKIANATEGSAERQVTITGSPANISLAQYLINASLEMAKVSTQTASVTTPVDLNMNLSQSATPTSTPTSMAVLAAASAATVSTPPPLPTLPTTHYAVPVSSLLGMKTVPLLALNAAAAAGATGSLSAYTAKIPSTSGVKKSDRQKFAPY from the exons gAGGTTGGAAGCATTATCGGAAAG AAAGGTGAGACAGTGAAGAAGATGAGGGAGGAG AGTGGTGCTCGAAtcaatatttcagaaggcactTGTCCAGAGAGAATTGTGACAATAACAGGCCCAACAGATgcaatttttaaagctttttctatGATTGCACTAAAATTTGAAGAG GACATAAACGCTTCGATGACAAACAGCTCAGTGACAAGCAAACCGCCCGTAACACTGCGGCTCGTCGTCCCAGCAAGTCAGTGTGGATCTCTTATAGGAAAAGGAGGCTCCAAAATCAAAGAAATCAGGGAG TCCACAGGAGCCCAGGtgcaggtggcaggggacaTGCTGCCCAACTCGACGGAGCGCGCGGTGACCATATCCGGCACTCCCGACGCCATCATCCAGTGTGTGAAGCAGATCTGCGTGGTGATGCTGGAG TCCCCACCCAAAGGTGCCACCATCCCCTACCGTCCCAAACCTGCCTCTGCACCTATCATTTTTGCAGGTGGCCAGGTAAGAGCAGACACCATTTTGGCTTCAGCTGGAAACCACACCGTCCTGGCCCAGCCTCAGCCAGCGCCT GCATTCACGATCCAGGGGCAGTATGCCATCCCTCATCCCGACGTGAGTCCAGCACAT tTGACCAAGCTTCACCAGTTGGCTATGCAGCATCCCCCCTTTACTCCCCTTGGGCAGACCACCCCTGGTTTCCCTG GACTGGATGCCACTACTCCAACCAGTTCCCATGAACTTACTATTCCCAATGAT TTAATAGGCTGCATTATTGGCAGACAAGGCAGTAAGATAAATGAAATCAGGCAGATGTCAGGAGCACAGATCAAGATTGCTAATGCCACAGAAGGCTCCGCAGAACGACAAGTTACAATCACAGGATCCCCTGCAAACATCAGCTTAGCACAGTACCTCATTAATGCAAG CTTAGAGATGGCTAAAGTCAGCACCCAGACCGCTTCCGTCACGACCCCTGTTGACCTCAACATGAACCTCTCTCAGTCTGCCACCCCTACCTCCACCCCCACCTCCATGGCCGTGCTGGCGGCCGCCTCCGCCGCTACCGTCAGTACCCCCCCTCCCCTACCAACTCTGCCAACCACCCACTATGCCGTTCCTGTCTCCAGTCTGCTTGGCATGAAAACTGTCCCACTCCTGGCACTAAAtgccgcggccgccgcggggGCCACGGGGAGTTTGTCCGCTTACACTGCCAAAATTCCTTCGACGAGCGGGGTTAAGAAATCTGACCGCCAGAAGTTTGCTCCATATTGA